In the Magnolia sinica isolate HGM2019 chromosome 15, MsV1, whole genome shotgun sequence genome, one interval contains:
- the LOC131227377 gene encoding uncharacterized protein LOC131227377: MAVEAKQIGIYIKKGVIISVRICYRFVRDYPAVLGVVLFSVLLYRLFPSLFGLLVSSSPVIFCTAVLLGTLLSFGQPNIPEIEEEEKQTHDISSLKAGGVGDDLVVEKDESFAVETHVERRREAGLDESVISSTAHEAEKENDADSISRSVVIEGDEKVLHGESNKAVEEGEYHDHGFIEKREFHEVGEEGEGHPTDDRKKEIVGPEAEGDVVVGGTLDAHLDGHDDMSSDSDSDCAESSSPDASMADVMPMLDELHPLLGSEAPQPVLISLDDSDSESDDGSVELVGDAQNPDEAREDQKDGSEAVVTWTKDDEKNLMDLGTSELERNQRLENLIAKRIARKNRIAEAWKRNLIDLEINDSSQINFPISEEMSRIPIQVPSLSTARRNPFDPPYGSDEFAGLPPIPGSAPSVLLPRRNPFDLPFDQAHESTSNLMAENSSHNEFMALQQREMYSRRHETSTLGASFPGEIMQERHESRLRQYFVAERASSGEMDFAPIQRQWSEKSDSKVSSAPETDMVSSVVEQEVQKELLAEQILQEAGLISLAGPAIEAVERESKSSKEEDSVEIDSNVSNFVRDTQDVDASKGVEEVSCDRETSLPTEAVDTASKASPVGPNAAEALVDSEVVEENYSESSSSSSSETSEKNLEMNADEESDNLDQTGIASPKQSHKSMQETHVYGTQFKRPVYDASPLAIRKSDSNLAAIAEILFHVDKEIFNAAAAAASDTQVEILEGGLPSTTIGQSISTGNGEVGNEIASSSETRWVEAPSLSVVDEKESRSREVAEVSEWEIVQVGFSGVVQNHDDSMEPLEITESEIKEVSQGSNSLASDVIMAEVAAMADSNHRSEEAQITSSSDQEAHVERPQVDVVEKTDAVTATSDGLLLAGISTSLASQPLREETAVEPSSEGHHKESKDDDSNPNEQVHEPEDSIHSKVSPSIPAPDGDDSTVLHLLEQKSIESSRDFEMKSEELITCERPVIDEDDEAGGIKGIDEELLLELDAVGDFSIQEPKSNAIETEKQLEPDADFITDSPVDVGIRESLPQLQILQDEFVEGVGIEGSLERSTELQSAVDQPKPEVGYTQFESFDRDLELKEHSLELRVLEAKWLADIDLAFKQVHEGEVEKSVLESFMDRPITMDTEVGSAKIELAKGDADVMETGSELQVLEARSLEDIDLAFKQLHEEVHEKSVINEPQLVESEIGSSGSLPDDKHSDPTKLVVMDSELGSTEIKMAKVDADLIETGSELQVLEASSLEDIDSAFKRIHEGVREKSVVSEPQLVESVIGSSASSPDDKHLDPPKLVVMDTKVGSTEIQLEKGDADLIATGSELQVLEARSLEDIDSAFKQLPEGVHEKSVVKGPQLVESENGSSVSLLDEKHPDSPKLVVMDADVGPTEIELAKGDADLVETSSKGVHEKSVVTEPQLAESEIGSSVSLLDVKHPDSPKLVVMDADMGRTEIEPAKGNADLVETSSDLQVLEARSLEDIDSAFKQLHERDLEKSTFNGPPLVESEIGSSVSTLDDEHREPIEIHSDVQVLEARSLEDINAALKQASEENVENQPKPLETEATERHVEPVFLSQPAEVLQTDLQESVAGETSTSTEESSAGKSNGVKEVSEGLSPSAVALKEKSKKKSSGKSGSSSSSSSSSSDSD, from the exons ATGGCTGTTGAAGCAAAGCAGATTGGAATTTATATCAAGAAAGGCGTGATCATTTCCGTCAGGATTTGTTATAGATTTGTTCGTGATTATCCCGCTGTTTTAGGTGTGGTGTTGTTCTCTGTTTTGTTGTATAGACTCTTTCCTTCCCTGTTTGGTTTGTTGGTTTCTTCTTCGCCTGTCATCTTCTGCACCGCTGTTCTTCTCGGAACCCTTTTGAGTTTTGGGCAACCGAATATCCCTGAAATCGAAGAAGAGGAGAAGCAAACTCACGACATCTCTTCTTTGAAAGCTGGGGGTGTTGGTGATGATCTTGTTGTTGAGAAAGACGAGAGCTTTGCTGTGGAAACCCATGTTGAAAGGAGAAGAGAAGCTGGTTTGGATGAAAGCGTGATTTCTTCAACGGCACATGAGGCGGAGAAGGAGAATGATGCGGATTCGATCAGTAGGAGTGTTGTGATCGAGGGTGATGAGAAAGTACTTCATGGTGAGAGTAATAAAGCAGTTGAAGAGGGAGAATACCATGATCATGGATTCATTGAGAAGAGAGAGTTTCATGAGGTTGGAGAGGAGGGTGAGGGTCATCCTACAGATGATAGAAAGAAGGAAATTGTGGGTCCTGAAGCAGAGGGCGATGTGGTTGTTGGTGGAACTCTTGATGCCCATTTGGATGGCCATGATGACATGTCatctgattctgattccgattgcgCAGAGAGTTCTTCGCCTGATGCTTCCATGGCCGATGTCATGCCGATGCTTGATGAGCTTCACCCACTGTTAGGCTCCGAAGCACCTCAACCCGTTCTCATATCACTCGATGACTCTGATTCTGAATCTGACGATGGCAGTGTTGAGCTGGTAGGTGATGCCCAAAACCCAGATGAAGCGCGTGAGGATCAGAAGGATGGAAGTGAAGCTGTGGTCACATGGACAAAGGATGACGAGAAGAATCTTATGGATCTTGGAACATCTGAGCTTGAAAGGAATCAAAGGCTGGAGAATTTGATTGCGAAACGGATTGCACGGAAGAATCGGATAGCCGAGGCTTGGAAGAGGAATCTGATAGACTTAGAAATCAATGATTCTTCACAGATCAATTTTCCAATTAGCGAGGAAATGTCGCGCATCCCAATTCAAGTACCATCCCTTTCTACGGCGAGGCGCAACCCTTTCGATCCTCCATATGGTTCGGATGAATTTGCAGGACTGCCGCCTATACCCGGATCAGCTCCGTCGGTTCTGTTACCGAGAAGGAATCCTTTCGATCTTCCTTTCGACCAAGCTCATGAATCAACAAGCAATCTGATGGCGGAGAACTCGAGCCATAACGAGTTCATGGCACTTCAGCAGCGGGAAATGTACTCCCGAAGGCATGAAACTTCTACTTTGGGGGCATCATTTCCGGGTGAGATAATGCAAGAGAGGCATGAAAGTAGACTGCGGCAGTATTTTGTAGCAGAGCGGGCTTCATCAGGTGAGATGGATTTTGCTCCGATTCAGAGACAATGGAGCGAGAAGAGTGATTCTAAAGTGAGTTCTGCTCCTGAAACCGATATGGTTTCTTCAGTTGTAGAGCAGGAAGTTCAGAAAGAGCTTCTTGCAGAACAAATACTTCAAGAAGCTGGATTGATTTCTCTCGCAGGCCCTGCTATCGAAGCTGTTGAAAGAGAAAGCAAATCCTCCAAAGAAGAAGATTCTGTGGAAATTGATTCAAATGTTTCTAACTTTGTCAGAGACACTCAAGATGTTGACGCTTCCAAAGGGGTGGAGGAAGTTAGCTGTGATAGGGAAACAAGCTTGCCGACTGAAGCTGTCGACACAGCATCCAAGGCTTCACCTGTGGGGCCCAATGCAGCTGAAGCATTAGTGGACTCAGAGGTGGTGGAAGAGAACTACAGTGAGTCGAGCTCGTCTTCCTCATCAGAAACAAGTGAAAAGAATCTCGAAATGAATGCTGATGAAGAGTCAGATAATCTCGATCAAACAGGGATTGCTTCTccaaaacaatcacacaaatccATGCAAGAAACTCATGTCTATGGCACCCAGTTTAAACGACCGGTTTATGATGCTAGCCCGTTGGCTATCAGGAAATCCGATTCTAACTTGGCTGCAATTGCTGAAATCTTGTTTCATGTGGACAAAGAGATTTtcaatgctgctgctgctgcagcttCAGACACGCAAGTTGAGATATTAGAAGGGGGTTTGCCTTCAACGACGATTGGACAAAGCATTTCGACCGGCAATGGAGAGGTGGGAAATGAAATAGCATCCAGCAGCGAAACAAGGTGGGTAGAAGCACCGAGCTTATCTGTGGTAGATGAAAAAGAATCAAGATCGAGGGAAGTTGCTGAAGTCAGTGAATGGGAAATTGTCCAAGTTGGGTTTTCTGGGGTcgtccaaaatcatgatgattccATGGAACCACTTGAGATAACGGAATCAGAGATCAAGGAAGTTTCTCAAGGCTCGAATTCATTGGCATCAGATGTCATAATGGCGGAGGTTGCTGCGATGGCTGACTCAAATCATCGATCAGAAGAGGCTCAAATCACATCTAGTTCCGATCAAGAGGCCCATGTTGAGCGACCCCAGGTTGATGTGGTTGAGAAGACGGATGCTGTGACTGCTACTTCAGACGGGTTGCTGTTAGCTGGCATTTCGACTTCCCTTGCATCTCAGCCTTTAAGGGAGGAAACAGCAGTGGAACCATCTTCTGAAGGCCATCACAAAGAATCCAAG GATGACGACAGCAATCCAAACGAGCAGGTCCATGAGCCTGAGGACAGCATCCACTCGAAGGTCTCTCCTTCAATACCTGCTCCTGACGGTGATGATTCAACAGTCTTGCATTTACTGGAACAAAAAAGCATTGAATCTTCAAGAGATTTCGAGATGAAGTCAGAAGAGCTTATCACATGTGAGAGACCTGTcatagatgaagatgatgaagcgGGTGGAATCAAAGGGATTGATGAAGAGCTGCTGTTGGAATTGGATGCCGTTGGCGACTTCAGCATTCAAGAACCAAAATCAAATGCTATCGAAACTGAAAAGCAGCTGGAACCAGATGCAGATTTCATAACAGATTCTCCGGTTGATGTGGGGATTCGAGAGAGCCTCCCCCAGCTGCAAATTCTTCAAGATGAATTTGTTGAAGGTGTTGGTATTGAAGGAAGCCTTGAAAGATCGACAGAGCTTCAGTCAGCTGTGGACCAGCCAAAACCTGAAGTTGGGTACACCCAGTTTGAATCGTTTGATCGAGATCTGGAGCTGAAGGAGCATAGTTTGGAGCTGCGAGTTCTTGAAGCGAAGTGGCTTGCAGATATCGATTTGGCTTTTAAGCAGGTCCACGAAGGGGAAGTTGAGAAGTCTGTTCTTGAATCCTTCATGGACAGGCCAATAACAATGGACACTGAAGTGGGGTCCGCCAAAATCGAGCTGGCAAAGGGAGATGCAGATGTGATGGAGACTGGGTCCGAGCTGCAAGTTCTTGAAGCAAGGTCTCTTGAAGATATTGATTTGGCTTTTAAGCAGCTTCATGAGGAGGTTCATGAAAAATCAGTCATCAACGAGCCACAGCTGGTGGAATCTGAAATTGGGTCATCTGGGTCCTTGCCAGATGATAAACATTCGGATCCAACAAAGCTGGTAGTGATGGACAGTGAACTGGGGTCCACTGAAATCAAGATGGCAAAGGTAGATGCAGATCTGATAGAGACTGGTTCTGAGCTGCAAGTTCTTGAAGCCAGCTCTCTTGAAGATATCGATTCGGCTTTCAAGCGAATTCATGAAGGGGTCCGTGAGAAATCAGTTGTCAGTGAGCCACAGCTGGTGGAGTCAGTAATTGGGTCATCTGCATCCTCGCCAGATGACAAACATCTGGATCCACCAAAGCTGGTGGTGATGGacaccaaagtggggtccaccgaaaTCCAACTGGAAAAGGGTGATGCAGATCTGATAGCGACCGGTTCTGAGCTGCAAGTTCTTGAAGCAAGGTCTCTTGAAGATATCGATTCAGCTTTTAAACAACTCCCTGAGGGGGTTCATGAGAAATCTGTTGTCAAGGGGCCCCAGCTGGTGGAATCTGAAAATGGGTCGTCTGTATCCTTGCTAGATGAGAAACATCCAGATTCACCAAAGCTGGTGGTGATGGAtgctgatgtggggcccactgaaatagaACTGGCAAAAGGAGATGCAGATCTGGTGGAGACCAGTTCCAAGGGGGTTCATGAGAAATCTGTTGTCACTGAGCCCCAGCTGGCAGAATCTGAAATTGGGTCGTCTGTATCCTTGCTAGATGTGAAACATCCAGATTCACCAAAGCTGGTGGTGATGGATGCTGACATGGGGCGCACTGAAATAGAACCGGCAAAGGGAAATGCAGATCTGGTAGAGACCAGTTCTGACCTGCAAGTTCTTGAAGCAAGGTCTCTTGAAGATATCGATTCGGCTTTTAAGCAACTCCATGAGCGAGATCTTGAGAAATCAACCTTCAATGGGCCCCCATTGGTGGAATCTGAAATTGGGTCATCTGTATCCACACTAGATGACGAGCATCGGGAGCCGATAGAGATACATTCAGATGTTCAAGTGCTTGAAGCGAGGTCTCTTGAAGACATTAATGCTGCTTTGAAGCAAGCCTCGGAAGAGAATGTTGAGAACCAGCCAAAACCGTTAGAGACTGAGGCAACAGAAAGACATGTAGAGCCTGTATTTCTCTCGCAGCCTGCCGAAGTGCTCCAAACTGATCTCCAGGAGTCTGTGGCAGGAGAAACCAGCACAAGTACAGAAGAATCAAGTGCTGGAAAATCAAATGGAGTCAAAGAAGTATCTGAAGGCTTGAGCCCCAGTGCAGTGGCTTTGaaggaaaaaagcaagaaaaaatctTCGGGTAAATCtggctcaagctcgagctcgagttcaAGCTCCAGCGACTCTGATTGA